In Neorhizobium galegae, the following proteins share a genomic window:
- a CDS encoding dipeptide ABC transporter ATP-binding protein, translated as MTGPLLEVTNLKTWFPSGRGEIKAVDGVSFSLAPGEVLGLVGESGSGKSITGFSIIGLIDEPGRIVEGSIKLEGRELIGLSAHELRAIRGKTISMVFQDPMMTLNPVLSIGTQIKLALEAHENISASDARERAIKALAQVRIGEPERKVDFFPHQFSGGMRQRVAIAIALLHRPKLIICDEPTTALDVSIQAEILAEMKELVAELGTALIWISHDLAVVSSIADRVAVMRSGNIVEIGPALGVLTRPQHDYTKALLDALPSRAKPGQLLLRGSGIADAAPPPRKSATLNLPPLGSPYLVIDNAMKRFKKPAGLFRNLAIKSGISQPLPVVQAVDGVSITLKRGEVLGLVGESGSGKSTLGRMAAGITIPTAGTIRLNGKPVMSDGRNARKITTRIQTIFQDPFASLNGRMRIGDIIAEGPLAHKLVTRAEAPAYVKDWLAAVGLDPTFANRFPHQFSGGQRQRIAIARALAMQPDVIVCDEPVASLDVSIQAQIINLLIRLRAELDLSLIFISHDLSVVRHLCDRVAIMYRGKIVEEGVASTIYADPQHDYTRRLLAAVPVLPEAAE; from the coding sequence ATGACTGGCCCCCTTCTCGAAGTCACCAACCTCAAGACCTGGTTTCCGAGCGGCCGCGGCGAAATCAAGGCGGTCGACGGTGTCTCGTTTTCGCTGGCGCCAGGAGAAGTGCTCGGCCTCGTCGGCGAATCCGGTTCCGGCAAGTCGATCACCGGCTTCTCGATCATCGGCCTGATCGACGAGCCCGGCCGCATCGTCGAGGGTTCGATCAAGCTCGAAGGCCGCGAACTGATCGGCCTCTCCGCGCATGAACTGCGCGCCATCCGCGGCAAGACCATTTCGATGGTCTTCCAGGACCCGATGATGACGCTGAACCCGGTGCTGAGCATCGGCACCCAGATCAAGCTGGCCCTCGAAGCGCATGAGAACATCAGCGCCTCGGATGCCCGCGAAAGAGCGATCAAGGCGCTGGCCCAGGTCCGCATCGGCGAGCCGGAACGCAAGGTGGATTTCTTCCCGCATCAGTTCTCCGGCGGCATGCGCCAGCGCGTGGCGATCGCCATCGCACTTCTTCACCGGCCGAAACTGATCATCTGCGACGAGCCGACAACGGCGCTCGACGTGTCGATCCAGGCTGAAATCCTCGCCGAGATGAAGGAGCTGGTGGCCGAACTCGGCACCGCGCTGATCTGGATCAGCCACGACCTTGCCGTCGTCTCGTCGATCGCCGACCGCGTCGCGGTGATGAGGTCCGGCAATATCGTCGAGATCGGCCCGGCGCTCGGTGTGCTCACCCGCCCGCAGCACGACTACACCAAGGCGCTGCTCGACGCGCTGCCCTCGCGCGCCAAGCCCGGCCAATTGCTGCTGCGCGGCAGCGGCATCGCGGATGCGGCACCGCCGCCGCGCAAGTCGGCGACATTGAACCTGCCGCCGCTCGGCAGCCCCTATCTCGTCATCGACAATGCGATGAAACGCTTCAAAAAACCGGCGGGCCTGTTCAGGAACCTGGCGATCAAATCCGGCATTTCCCAGCCGCTGCCGGTGGTGCAGGCAGTCGACGGCGTCTCGATCACGCTGAAACGCGGCGAAGTGCTTGGCCTCGTCGGCGAGTCCGGCTCCGGAAAATCGACGCTCGGCCGCATGGCGGCCGGCATCACGATTCCCACCGCAGGTACGATCCGCCTCAACGGCAAGCCGGTGATGAGCGACGGCCGCAATGCGCGAAAAATCACCACCCGCATCCAGACGATCTTCCAGGATCCGTTCGCCTCGCTGAACGGCCGCATGCGGATCGGCGATATCATCGCCGAGGGTCCGCTGGCCCACAAGCTGGTGACCCGCGCCGAAGCCCCCGCCTATGTCAAAGACTGGCTGGCGGCAGTCGGGCTTGATCCCACCTTCGCCAACCGTTTCCCGCATCAATTCTCCGGCGGTCAGCGCCAGCGTATCGCGATTGCTCGCGCGCTCGCCATGCAGCCGGATGTGATTGTCTGCGATGAGCCGGTCGCCTCGCTCGACGTGTCGATCCAGGCGCAGATCATCAACCTGCTGATCCGCCTGCGCGCCGAACTTGACCTGTCGCTGATCTTCATCAGCCACGATCTGTCGGTGGTCCGGCATCTCTGCGACCGCGTCGCGATCATGTATCGGGGCAAGATCGTCGAGGAAGGCGTGGCATCGACGATCTACGCCGATCCTCAGCACGACTACACCAGGCGGCTGCTCGCAGCCGTGCCGGTCCTGCCTGAGGCGGCAGAATAA
- a CDS encoding polysaccharide deacetylase family protein, whose product MEPWEWDEATWRGKVNKVRAGRSLKPKAWKDGARCAVALSFDSDHETNELRDGGESIGRMSQGQYGNRMGVPRILETLKNADVPATFFVPAVAALLYPDEQRRVIAEGHEIGLHGWIHEVNTKVPADKERELHFRAADTLEKITGIRPVGMRTPSWDFSYETLKIERELGLIYDSSLMADDDPYELVEDGEPTGMVELPVEWIRDDAVYFNMNRFTALRPYTPPTSVLDIFKREFDRAYIEGGLFLLTMHPHVSGYRSRIFVLEDLIRHIQGHEGVWFATHADIARFARDNGGV is encoded by the coding sequence ATGGAACCCTGGGAATGGGACGAGGCCACCTGGCGCGGCAAGGTCAACAAGGTGCGAGCCGGCCGCTCGCTGAAGCCGAAGGCCTGGAAAGATGGCGCGCGCTGCGCGGTCGCACTTTCCTTCGACAGCGACCACGAGACCAACGAGCTTCGCGACGGCGGCGAATCGATCGGCCGCATGTCCCAGGGGCAATACGGCAACCGCATGGGGGTGCCGCGCATCCTCGAGACGCTGAAGAATGCCGATGTCCCGGCAACCTTCTTCGTGCCGGCCGTCGCAGCCCTCCTTTATCCGGACGAACAGCGGCGCGTCATCGCCGAAGGCCACGAGATCGGCCTGCATGGGTGGATCCACGAGGTGAACACCAAGGTTCCGGCCGACAAGGAGCGCGAACTGCATTTCCGCGCCGCCGATACGCTCGAAAAGATCACCGGCATCCGCCCGGTCGGCATGCGCACGCCCTCCTGGGACTTTTCCTACGAGACGCTGAAGATCGAGCGCGAACTCGGGCTGATCTACGATTCCTCGCTGATGGCCGATGACGACCCTTATGAACTGGTCGAGGACGGCGAGCCGACGGGCATGGTCGAACTGCCGGTAGAATGGATCCGCGACGACGCGGTCTATTTCAACATGAACCGGTTTACCGCGCTCCGCCCCTACACCCCGCCGACCTCCGTGCTCGATATCTTCAAGCGCGAATTCGACCGCGCCTATATCGAAGGCGGGCTGTTCCTTTTGACCATGCACCCGCATGTGTCCGGTTACCGCTCGCGCATATTCGTGCTGGAGGATCTGATCAGGCACATCCAGGGCCACGAGGGCGTCTGGTTCGCCACCCATGCGGATATTGCCCGATTTGCCAGAGACAATGGCGGGGTGTGA
- a CDS encoding LysR family transcriptional regulator encodes MVHSSQTLPPLDTLETFARAARLGSFSAAAEEGGVTHGAVSRQISRLERWMGVRLFSREARGVTLTPEGTRFFARAEEALALLGDTDERWLPRRNKTVVRLSVTPSVASLWLFSRLSKLEASDIHLEVILEHRLADFSEGIDLAIRCGKGPWAGVRSLPLWQEKLVPIAAPAVAERLSGRTDAKSLLELPILHDSNIEAWRRWLAVESVDYVPRGQDRRFEDYNLVIDACAHGLGIALARPPLADAALASGRVVAVSDRTIDHHVAFHLIRPNDAMKASAAEFARRFLQEAGFDDTAIAAFIAPGRGKG; translated from the coding sequence ATGGTTCACAGCTCGCAGACTTTGCCACCACTTGATACACTTGAGACCTTTGCCCGCGCCGCGCGTCTCGGATCGTTTTCCGCGGCGGCGGAAGAGGGCGGCGTCACCCATGGCGCGGTCTCCCGGCAGATATCCCGGCTGGAACGCTGGATGGGCGTGCGGCTTTTCTCCCGCGAGGCTCGCGGTGTGACGCTAACTCCGGAAGGTACGCGTTTTTTCGCCCGCGCGGAGGAAGCGTTGGCTCTGCTCGGGGATACGGACGAGCGGTGGCTGCCCCGCCGCAACAAGACGGTCGTCCGGCTTTCGGTGACGCCATCGGTCGCCTCGCTCTGGCTGTTCTCGCGCCTGTCGAAGCTGGAGGCCAGCGATATCCACTTGGAGGTGATCCTGGAACATCGGCTGGCGGACTTCAGCGAGGGCATCGACCTGGCGATCCGTTGCGGCAAGGGGCCATGGGCCGGCGTGCGCAGCCTCCCGCTCTGGCAGGAGAAACTCGTGCCGATCGCCGCTCCGGCGGTTGCCGAACGTCTCAGCGGACGCACCGATGCGAAGTCACTGCTCGAACTGCCGATCCTGCACGATTCCAATATCGAGGCCTGGCGGCGCTGGCTGGCCGTCGAGAGTGTCGACTACGTGCCGCGCGGGCAGGACCGGCGGTTCGAGGATTATAACCTGGTAATCGACGCCTGCGCGCATGGCCTCGGCATTGCGCTCGCCCGGCCGCCGCTTGCGGACGCGGCGCTTGCCTCCGGCCGGGTCGTCGCCGTGTCCGACAGGACCATCGATCATCACGTCGCCTTCCACCTGATCCGCCCGAACGACGCGATGAAAGCTTCTGCCGCCGAGTTTGCCCGGCGCTTCCTGCAGGAGGCCGGGTTCGACGATACGGCGATTGCAGCCTTCATCGCGCCGGGGCGGGGGAAGGGATAA
- a CDS encoding DMT family transporter — protein MSTVAMNSGTDDRHGFDVIAFLAILVTIVFWASSFAVIRIALGPLTPIELATARYVPAALIAVFYLAAARPALPAKGDILRLVVAAVLFIAAYAVLLNMGERTVAAGPASFIINTMPVFTALIAIFALGERFGRWGWVGTAISFAGVALIAASGEDGFDLDPNAILILGAALCSAIASVLQKPILGRMPALAVTAWLMLIGSIPLLPAVPSTLQALAAAPADVNWGIAYLVLFPTAIGYVTWAIALKRLSAARAANFLYGVPPTATLIGFLWLGEVPTLIGAIGGVMAIVGVLVVNVMRKR, from the coding sequence ATGAGCACGGTCGCCATGAATTCTGGAACAGACGATAGACACGGATTTGATGTGATCGCCTTCCTGGCGATCCTGGTGACCATCGTTTTCTGGGCCTCGTCCTTCGCCGTGATCCGCATCGCGCTCGGGCCGCTGACGCCGATCGAGCTCGCCACGGCACGTTATGTTCCGGCCGCCTTGATCGCGGTTTTCTATCTTGCCGCTGCCCGGCCAGCCCTTCCGGCCAAGGGCGATATCCTCCGCCTCGTCGTCGCGGCCGTGCTCTTCATCGCCGCCTATGCCGTTCTCCTCAACATGGGTGAGCGAACGGTGGCGGCGGGGCCGGCGAGCTTCATCATCAACACCATGCCGGTCTTCACCGCGCTCATCGCCATTTTCGCACTCGGCGAGCGGTTCGGCCGCTGGGGCTGGGTCGGAACGGCGATCTCCTTTGCCGGCGTGGCGCTGATCGCGGCCTCCGGCGAGGATGGCTTCGATCTCGATCCGAACGCGATCCTCATTCTCGGCGCCGCCCTCTGCTCGGCGATTGCAAGCGTGCTGCAGAAGCCGATCCTCGGCCGCATGCCGGCTTTGGCCGTCACCGCCTGGCTGATGCTGATCGGCTCCATTCCGCTGCTGCCGGCGGTTCCCTCCACCCTCCAGGCGCTTGCCGCCGCTCCGGCGGATGTCAACTGGGGCATCGCCTATCTGGTGCTCTTCCCAACCGCGATCGGCTACGTCACCTGGGCGATCGCCTTGAAGCGGCTGTCGGCAGCGCGGGCCGCCAATTTCCTCTACGGCGTACCCCCGACCGCGACCTTGATCGGCTTTCTCTGGCTCGGCGAAGTGCCGACCCTGATCGGCGCGATCGGCGGTGTCATGGCGATCGTCGGCGTGCTCGTCGTCAACGTGATGCGCAAGAGATAG
- a CDS encoding DUF922 domain-containing Zn-dependent protease produces the protein MRIGAGILGAALCLGMVPLKASAQSEWQSVEQIQTYSITGDSGVDLYASIGERGPKIGKEVRAIAHTNFKLTWTRDYRPQPDGACTLVSARPKLIITYTLPKPASALSSELKRKWDVFFTGVHKHELVHGVIITDMVKEIERVSVGLSVADDPKCAKIRTELTAKLGEISKAQQKRSSDYDRMEMGEGGNVHQLILQFVNGAGR, from the coding sequence GTGAGGATAGGTGCAGGAATTCTCGGTGCGGCGCTCTGCCTTGGGATGGTGCCGCTGAAGGCGTCGGCGCAGAGCGAGTGGCAGTCGGTCGAGCAGATCCAGACCTATTCTATCACGGGTGATTCCGGCGTCGATCTCTACGCTTCCATCGGCGAGCGTGGCCCGAAGATCGGCAAGGAGGTGCGCGCCATCGCCCATACCAATTTCAAGCTGACCTGGACCCGTGATTACCGGCCGCAGCCGGACGGCGCCTGTACGCTGGTTTCGGCGCGGCCAAAACTGATCATCACCTATACGCTGCCCAAGCCCGCATCGGCGCTTTCCTCCGAGCTCAAGAGGAAATGGGATGTCTTTTTTACCGGCGTCCACAAGCACGAACTGGTCCACGGCGTCATCATCACCGACATGGTGAAGGAGATCGAGCGGGTGAGCGTGGGGCTCAGCGTCGCCGACGATCCGAAATGCGCAAAGATCAGGACCGAACTGACCGCCAAACTCGGCGAGATTTCGAAGGCGCAGCAGAAGCGCAGCAGCGACTACGATCGGATGGAGATGGGCGAAGGCGGCAATGTCCACCAGCTCATCCTGCAATTCGTGAACGGAGCCGGCAGATAA
- a CDS encoding TetR family transcriptional regulator: MHGRTNLTAMRLMDACEHLLCEAEALEDLTARRIAIEAHATPSAISYHFGSQEELVAAVAERVYRRLNAERLSLLRKAADRRAPDPPDVEEVIAALVGPSIRWSLDPTSSYPVLSHFTSMAKTHRERAPHYRRIIDNVEHHRAFVPHLKRIAPWLDEVDIGWRLNCALGIRSQVTRSRSRTEVLTNYGIDLDDPEIVIARMVEVIAPMFRR, translated from the coding sequence ATGCACGGCCGAACCAATCTCACAGCCATGAGGCTCATGGATGCCTGCGAGCATCTGCTTTGCGAAGCCGAGGCTCTGGAGGATCTGACCGCTCGGCGGATCGCCATCGAAGCGCATGCGACACCCTCCGCCATCAGCTACCATTTCGGCTCCCAGGAAGAACTGGTGGCAGCCGTCGCCGAGCGGGTCTACCGGCGGCTCAATGCCGAGCGGCTGAGCCTGCTGCGCAAAGCTGCAGACCGCCGGGCGCCGGATCCGCCCGATGTCGAGGAAGTCATCGCAGCACTGGTCGGCCCGTCGATCCGCTGGAGCCTCGACCCGACCTCCAGTTATCCGGTCCTGTCGCACTTCACGTCGATGGCGAAAACCCACCGGGAACGCGCGCCGCATTACCGCCGCATCATCGATAACGTCGAACATCACCGGGCTTTCGTCCCGCATCTGAAGCGGATCGCGCCGTGGCTCGATGAGGTCGATATCGGCTGGCGGCTCAATTGTGCGCTCGGCATCCGCTCCCAGGTCACCCGCTCGCGGTCACGTACGGAAGTGCTGACCAATTACGGCATCGACCTCGATGATCCGGAAATCGTCATCGCCCGCATGGTCGAGGTGATCGCGCCGATGTTCCGTCGCTGA
- a CDS encoding metallophosphoesterase family protein translates to MRRETTFIHLTDLHIGTADDSHLHSDTTETLHQVLDLVATVTPKPQFVIASGDLTNRGDAESFRRLKEIIDARIDVPVIYALGNHDTRPGFYEGMGIEAHDPDAPYDHDTIIDGIHIITIDSTTPGLIGGTIDPEQFDWLASTLDSHPDLPKLIVVHHPPALGEEADATHWRTIHFPQSERFRELLKGRNIIGILSGHIHHDRVSVWHGIPVVVGTGQHAATDILRTDILRMVRGASFGIGTIRPSGLTMAFVPLPSDRAELNTYPLELLMARAMPVAAE, encoded by the coding sequence GTGCGACGCGAGACCACATTCATCCATCTGACCGACCTGCACATCGGCACCGCCGACGACAGCCATCTGCACAGCGACACGACCGAGACGCTGCACCAGGTGCTCGATCTCGTCGCGACCGTGACGCCGAAGCCGCAATTCGTCATCGCCAGCGGCGATCTCACCAACCGCGGCGATGCGGAAAGTTTTCGCCGGCTGAAGGAGATCATCGACGCCAGGATCGACGTGCCGGTCATCTACGCGCTCGGCAATCACGACACCCGTCCCGGCTTCTACGAGGGCATGGGCATCGAGGCGCATGATCCGGATGCGCCCTACGACCACGACACGATCATCGACGGCATCCACATCATCACCATCGACTCGACGACGCCGGGCCTGATCGGCGGCACGATCGATCCGGAACAGTTCGACTGGCTCGCCTCGACGCTCGACAGCCATCCCGACTTGCCGAAGCTGATCGTCGTCCACCACCCGCCGGCACTCGGCGAGGAAGCCGATGCCACCCACTGGCGAACGATCCATTTTCCGCAGTCGGAACGTTTTCGCGAGCTGCTGAAGGGCCGCAACATCATCGGCATCCTGAGCGGCCATATCCACCACGACCGCGTCTCCGTCTGGCACGGCATCCCGGTCGTGGTCGGCACCGGCCAGCATGCCGCCACCGACATCCTGCGCACCGATATCCTGCGCATGGTGCGCGGCGCCTCCTTCGGCATCGGCACCATCCGCCCGTCGGGCCTCACCATGGCCTTCGTGCCGCTGCCGTCCGACCGCGCCGAGCTCAACACCTATCCGCTCGAACTTCTGATGGCTCGGGCAATGCCCGTCGCCGCTGAATAA
- a CDS encoding ABC transporter substrate-binding protein yields the protein MLRRTTLKLMATLTAASMLPLGLPLGALAEMPATIDKPVTITFYNYNLASASAGADATKELIAGFEKKFPNVKVETVAVPSNEIINRVQADIVAGKQPDVAQLTFRDLIFIASDLGGNALEDMVRPAELKDHLAGMIPKGLELGKVEGKTYGLAYTFSTPVLYYNGDLFKQAGLDPNNPPKTWADVNIAGKAIKEKTGKNGFFPGAYGPTDGTFVYQAIVMSNGGKVRDDNKLTYADKNAAEAVKMLRDMVDSGAHAKIDPASGSDTFAAGNLGMFVYTTAVLGSYKKAAQGKFDLRIAPMPSFGEKPTAPTNSGSALFVFSKDPAKQRAAYELLKYLTSKEAYTVITSKIGYLPLRLDIVDDPNYLGPWVKENPMFRANLEQLNRLTANVAFPGPNYRQVEKMMMDSVREAVFGKGDPIATLKAAQDQGQDLMP from the coding sequence ATGCTGCGCAGAACCACGCTCAAGCTGATGGCGACGCTCACTGCCGCCTCGATGTTGCCCCTTGGCCTGCCGCTCGGCGCGCTTGCCGAAATGCCGGCAACCATCGACAAGCCGGTGACGATCACCTTCTACAATTACAACCTCGCATCCGCGAGCGCTGGCGCCGACGCCACGAAAGAGTTGATCGCCGGCTTCGAGAAGAAATTCCCGAACGTGAAGGTCGAGACGGTCGCCGTTCCCTCGAACGAGATCATCAACCGCGTCCAGGCCGATATCGTCGCCGGCAAGCAGCCGGACGTCGCCCAGCTGACCTTCCGCGACCTGATCTTCATCGCGTCCGACCTCGGCGGCAATGCGCTCGAGGACATGGTGCGCCCGGCGGAACTGAAAGACCATCTCGCCGGCATGATCCCCAAGGGCCTCGAACTCGGCAAGGTCGAGGGCAAGACCTACGGTCTCGCCTATACCTTCTCGACGCCGGTCCTTTACTACAACGGCGACCTTTTCAAGCAGGCCGGCCTCGACCCGAACAACCCGCCCAAGACCTGGGCCGACGTCAACATCGCCGGCAAGGCGATCAAGGAAAAGACCGGCAAGAACGGCTTCTTCCCAGGCGCCTACGGCCCGACCGACGGCACTTTCGTCTATCAGGCGATCGTCATGTCGAACGGCGGCAAGGTGCGCGACGACAACAAGCTCACTTACGCGGACAAGAATGCCGCCGAAGCGGTCAAGATGCTGCGCGACATGGTCGACAGCGGTGCCCATGCCAAGATCGACCCGGCCAGCGGTTCGGACACCTTTGCCGCCGGCAATCTCGGCATGTTCGTCTATACGACCGCGGTGCTTGGCTCCTACAAGAAGGCCGCTCAAGGGAAATTCGACCTGCGCATCGCCCCAATGCCATCCTTCGGCGAAAAGCCGACCGCTCCGACCAATTCCGGCAGCGCCCTGTTCGTCTTCAGCAAGGATCCGGCCAAGCAGCGCGCGGCCTACGAGCTCCTCAAGTACCTGACGAGCAAAGAAGCCTACACGGTCATCACCAGCAAGATCGGCTACCTGCCGCTGCGCCTCGATATCGTCGACGACCCGAACTACCTCGGCCCCTGGGTCAAGGAAAACCCGATGTTCCGCGCCAACCTGGAACAGCTGAACCGCCTCACCGCCAACGTCGCCTTCCCTGGCCCGAACTATCGCCAGGTCGAGAAGATGATGATGGACTCGGTGCGTGAAGCCGTCTTCGGCAAGGGCGATCCGATCGCGACGCTGAAAGCCGCCCAGGACCAGGGCCAGGACCTGATGCCGTAA
- a CDS encoding carbohydrate ABC transporter permease, whose product MTDIQADLARPLTLARVPAAARQRGTFTVQPWLYLAPALCLLMMWTYVPLVEAFQLSFYQWNMLPTAPQRYVGLTNYQRLFALPEMRAALWNTLFYILGLFPMSVIIPLFVAIWTQDLEGRARTIYRALIFVPMIVAPVVAAILWRWLLNEDQGLITLGLETVGLGRIGFLTDPKYALATLTWITGWKLIGFSTLLFSAANAGINPSYIEAARIDGASRWGIIRDIRLPLLSPTILLLSMMTILFGAQWSFAYINVLTNGGPLKSTTNIFYLLWEYGFQTMSAGWSSAAGMIAFAGFAVIAAGCMWLTKRFAVYDN is encoded by the coding sequence ATGACCGATATCCAGGCCGATCTCGCAAGACCACTCACCCTTGCCCGGGTGCCCGCGGCTGCCCGCCAGCGTGGCACATTCACCGTGCAGCCCTGGCTCTATCTGGCACCGGCGCTGTGTCTCCTTATGATGTGGACCTATGTGCCGCTGGTCGAGGCCTTCCAGCTCTCCTTCTACCAGTGGAACATGCTGCCGACCGCGCCGCAGCGCTATGTGGGCCTGACCAACTACCAGCGCCTGTTCGCACTGCCCGAGATGCGCGCCGCCCTCTGGAACACGCTTTTCTACATTCTCGGCCTCTTCCCGATGTCGGTGATCATTCCGCTCTTCGTGGCGATCTGGACCCAGGACCTCGAAGGCCGAGCCCGCACGATCTACCGCGCGCTGATCTTCGTGCCGATGATCGTTGCGCCCGTCGTCGCGGCCATTCTCTGGCGCTGGCTGCTCAACGAGGATCAGGGGCTGATCACGCTCGGCCTGGAGACGGTCGGTCTCGGCCGCATCGGCTTTCTGACCGACCCGAAATACGCGCTTGCGACGCTGACCTGGATTACCGGCTGGAAACTGATCGGCTTTTCCACCCTGCTGTTTTCCGCCGCCAATGCCGGCATCAACCCCTCCTATATCGAAGCGGCGCGCATCGACGGCGCCAGCCGCTGGGGCATCATCCGCGATATAAGACTGCCGCTGCTGTCGCCGACCATCCTGCTTCTGTCGATGATGACGATCCTGTTCGGGGCGCAGTGGAGCTTTGCCTACATCAACGTGCTGACAAATGGCGGCCCGCTGAAATCGACCACCAACATCTTCTACCTGCTCTGGGAATACGGTTTCCAGACCATGTCCGCCGGCTGGAGCTCGGCGGCCGGCATGATCGCCTTTGCCGGTTTTGCGGTGATTGCAGCGGGCTGCATGTGGCTCACGAAAAGGTTCGCGGTCTATGACAATTGA
- a CDS encoding carbohydrate ABC transporter permease — translation MTIDASPDLASLASAGPKSGGVRRLAVHAVMIVLSFLSIFPIYWMIVTSLRPENEIFSTSLWPSNPSLENYVFVLTRIPMIGMLINTTIVSAATALLQVVTGLFAAYALVRWRMRLSGVIHGLIALSWLVPFQVTMIPNYVLASRLGLLDTLTGLIVPNAAHAFAILLLYNAMRSFPTEILEAARIDGARSWKILWQIVVPNMGAPIASLSIIAFISAWNEYFWPLLLSRKPENSVVQIGLQMFMTQEGNLWGPLMAASALASLPILIIYLVLQRHVIESFMKSGIR, via the coding sequence ATGACAATTGACGCTTCCCCTGATCTTGCCTCGCTTGCCTCCGCCGGTCCCAAATCCGGCGGTGTCCGCCGACTGGCGGTGCATGCGGTCATGATCGTCCTGTCCTTCCTGTCGATCTTTCCGATCTACTGGATGATCGTCACCTCGCTCCGGCCGGAGAACGAAATCTTCTCCACTTCGCTCTGGCCGTCCAACCCGTCGCTCGAAAACTATGTCTTCGTGCTGACCCGCATTCCGATGATCGGAATGCTGATCAACACCACGATCGTATCCGCAGCGACCGCCCTTCTGCAGGTCGTGACCGGCCTGTTTGCGGCCTATGCGCTGGTGCGCTGGCGCATGCGCCTTTCCGGCGTCATCCACGGGCTCATCGCGCTCTCCTGGCTGGTGCCCTTCCAGGTCACGATGATCCCTAACTACGTGCTCGCCTCGCGGCTCGGCCTCCTGGACACGCTGACCGGTCTCATCGTGCCCAATGCGGCGCATGCCTTTGCGATCCTGCTGCTCTACAACGCGATGCGCTCCTTCCCGACCGAGATCCTCGAAGCGGCGCGCATCGACGGCGCAAGAAGCTGGAAGATCCTCTGGCAGATCGTCGTGCCGAACATGGGCGCGCCGATCGCCTCCCTGTCGATCATCGCCTTCATCTCTGCCTGGAACGAATATTTCTGGCCGCTGCTCCTGTCGCGAAAGCCGGAAAACTCGGTCGTCCAGATCGGCCTGCAGATGTTCATGACCCAGGAGGGCAATCTCTGGGGGCCGCTGATGGCGGCCTCGGCACTCGCCAGCCTGCCGATCCTGATCATCTACCTGGTCCTGCAGCGCCACGTCATTGAATCCTTCATGAAATCCGGAATCCGCTGA
- a CDS encoding tyrosine-protein phosphatase, translated as MLSYERLIALEGAHNVRDLGGYRTANGGLTRWRSILRGDALHALSEADIDTLLDNGLTTVIDLRNAHEIAAEANPFVGHAEVRYHNTPLFSALAPVEMMANAAVSFDMGDRYCQAIDDCQPAIAEVLKTIADAPEGAVLFHCSAGKDRTGVISALLLANAGVDETTIIEDYALTATISGPLIARLRDRALGRGTPAALVDIVLASEPRSMRQALDHIGKNYGSVRDYLVRLGLDEPAMARLRSRLS; from the coding sequence ATGCTGAGTTACGAACGCCTGATCGCGCTGGAAGGCGCCCATAATGTCCGCGATCTCGGCGGTTACAGAACGGCGAACGGCGGCTTGACCCGCTGGCGCTCGATCCTGCGCGGCGACGCATTGCACGCCTTGAGCGAGGCCGATATCGACACCTTGCTGGACAACGGACTGACCACCGTCATCGACCTGCGCAACGCCCACGAGATCGCCGCAGAAGCCAACCCGTTCGTGGGCCATGCCGAAGTGCGCTACCACAACACGCCGCTGTTTTCGGCACTGGCGCCGGTGGAGATGATGGCAAATGCCGCGGTGAGCTTCGACATGGGCGACCGTTACTGCCAGGCAATCGACGACTGCCAGCCGGCCATCGCCGAAGTCCTGAAAACCATCGCCGACGCGCCTGAAGGCGCCGTGCTCTTCCACTGCAGCGCCGGCAAGGACCGTACCGGGGTGATCTCGGCACTGCTGCTCGCCAACGCCGGTGTCGATGAGACGACCATTATCGAGGATTACGCCCTGACGGCGACGATCTCCGGCCCGCTGATCGCGAGGCTCAGGGATCGCGCGCTCGGCCGCGGCACGCCGGCAGCTCTCGTCGATATCGTTCTGGCCTCCGAACCGCGCAGCATGCGCCAGGCGCTCGACCATATCGGCAAGAACTACGGCAGCGTGCGGGACTACCTCGTCCGCCTCGGCCTCGACGAGCCGGCGATGGCACGGTTGAGAAGCCGTCTGTCCTAA